A window from Rhineura floridana isolate rRhiFlo1 chromosome 19, rRhiFlo1.hap2, whole genome shotgun sequence encodes these proteins:
- the HVCN1 gene encoding voltage-gated hydrogen channel 1, translating to MSMYLKHFTVVGDDPAQWNNDYKKWEEEETEEEAKTPEIAIKVDSAPRSLTFREVMKKLFQSHKFQILVVCLVILDAILVLGELLLDLKIIHPDKHEIAPKVFHYLSLSILTLFLVEIFFKLFAYRLEFFHHKFEVLDAIVVIISFVLDVVLLFREHEFEALGLLILLRLWRVARIINGIILSVKTRSEQQMSKLKQANLQLTLKVQEMESSSAEKELEIERLNAILKQHGLVSHPR from the exons ATGTCGATGTACCTGAAGCATTTCACCGTTGTGGGAGACGATCCCGCCCAGTGGAACAATGACTACAAGaaatgggaggaagaggagacagaGGAGGAAGCCAAGACACCAGAGATAGCAATTAAAGTCGATTCTGCCCCCAGGTCCCTGACCTTCCGGGAGGTGATGAAAAAGCTGTTCCAGTCGCACAAATTTCAG ATCTTGGTTGTCTGCCTAGTTATTTTGGATGCCATACTAGTCCTTGGGGAATTGCTTTTGGATTTGAAAATCATCCATCCTGACAAACACGAGATTGCACCTAAG GTGTTCCACTACCTGAGCCTTTCCATTCTGACCCTCTTTCTGGTGGAAATTTTCTTCAAACTCTTTGCCTATCGGCTGGAGTTCTTCCACCACAAGTTTGAGGTTCTGGACGCCATCGTTGTAATCATCTCCTTCGTTCTTGACGTGGTTCTCCTCTTCCGGGAGCACGAGTTTGAAGCCCTTGGGTTGCTGATCCTTCTTAGACTGTGGAGAGTGGCCAGGATTATAAATG GGATAATCTTGTCAGTGAAGACGCGGTCTGAACagcagatgtccaagctgaaacAAGCCAACCTGCAGCTCACCCTGAAGGTCCAGGAGATGGAAAGTAGTAGTGCAGAGAAG GAGTTAGAAATTGAAAGGCTTAATGCCATATTGAAGCAGCATGGGCTTGTCAGTCACCCCAGATAG